ACCCTGCAGCGACTAACAGTCATTATGACGTCACTGAAAACGGAGTCTCTGGATAACGTACAGTCGGTGCTTTTGATCTTTTAGTGAAGGGTCTGGGAATTGCCAGTGTCTTCTGTTCTAGATATTCATTCATATGTTCGTGTATTTGTTTATAAAGCCGCAGTTGATGGGGTAGattgtgtgaaaatgaaattaccTGCGATGTAAACACAAAGCCGTAATTGATGGGGTAGTGTGTTTGGCCAAAGACTGCAGTGCCGGCGAGGGAGAAGAGGGCAAAGTTTCCCGCCAGTGTCCCGAACATCACGCACACGTAGATGAAGTATACGGCCATCCCGCCGAGGCTGGTGGCGTGGAACGTGATGAGGACGCCTGTGCTGATGCTGCATAGGCACGCCATGGCCGTCTGTAGGTGAAACAGAtgtttttcttgtcttcagTGTGTGTGACACGTAATACAAGTCATCTCCTTAATACCGGTGAAATACAATATACACCATGTGAATACACAtgcgcttgagtgagtgagtttagttttacgccacactcagcaatattccagctatatggcggcggtccttTGCGTCTGGACCACAccatccagtgatgaacagcatggacatcgatctgtGATACTGAGAACCGATGATACATGCACGTGAAACAAAAATGTGCGTCACGTATTGAATACATGGGAGCACACTGTACGTCTTGTCTTCAATGCAGGTAAAACACAATGTGTTAATCTCCTGAttacatttgaagtaaatattAATAATGATGGCCTTTTTAACGCACTCATGCTCGGCCTTAACACATTATTACCAAGCTGCCTGTGACGCGCTAGAAAGTTATCAGTGACATGATTtgtcccaccaggtacccactTTCTGCTGGGTAAACTGACGCAAACTTTGAACAAACTCGCTTGCCTAAAGTAAGGCCATATGAGTCACATGTGCTATGTTGTGGGACAGGGCAAAGAAACTCTCAGAtatcaagctgccaaacacggtcacccatccgagCACTGCCCGCTCTCAACGTTGCATAAtctcaactgatttgtgaccagaGCTCACAAGACCATAAGACCATATGTATGAACACGTATATAATAATATGCGCCACGCCCTGAATACCGGAGAAGCACAATGTATTTGTCACAAAAATTCCACAACGAACAAAACGTTCCAATCCACAAAGTACAGTTGGCATGCATAACCTAAAGTGCCACTCTGTTTAAAGTGACTCGCAGTTACTTTCCCTAGCATTCTGCCATTTACGTCGGTGGTATCCACGACGGAAAAGCAATAATTTCCGACATAACGGGGAGACACAGGTTCCATAGTTGTTCGTTTATATAATAAGATACAGAATGCACTTACATTGTAGGAAAAACGATCTCCAATGAACCCCCAAAACAGCCTCCCTAGACAATTAAACAAGGCAGCAAAGGCACCGGTGACAGCCAGAAACATGTCGTCCTTGATGAAGGTCTGACCGTAGTCCTGCAGTAAGAGATGTCCATGGAGTGTAGGGGCGGTTGACAAGGAATTTCAACCTGGACATTCATAACATGCAGGTATCCACTCCCTGTGGACGATTTAACTTTGTGTTGTTGTTACATCGGCTTCATATATAGCTTCTTTtgtaaaggtgagtgagtgagttagtttaattTTATAGtcacaatggcaacatttcagcCAAATCTTGACTTGAAAGTTAAAAATTGATTCATAACAGACGGCCATGTCAAGGAAGACCAGAAGACCAGTAAAATAACCAGATTATCACAGGCAGTgaagtaaaactagcatgtaagaAATCGACAAATGTTTATggacaatacaaaatgaaaacgGGCAGATCACCGACAGCCGGAagtcaccatactaaggaccatgttGACTTACGGTACCTTGGCTACTTACATTGACCCTATCTGGgcttacaccatcccttcatcaCTTGCAGTTCAGACACagttagccatacattaaaaacacatattctacgattattaaaaaatgaaagtttaattttacttacaatgttttggtactcatgtaccctctcaggataACAATAATCTTTTGTATAGGATTGATGGTTAATATAGGACGTAATAACAATGCTTGATTTACTTTGTAAACATTATGTTGGTGGACGGCTGTCATGTATCGTAAATTCCCTCCCTGAGGCAGAAAACAACAACCAGAACATGTTCAGCTGCTGGAACGCCTGCTTCTACTATGACGTGACACGATGGTGTAGTTAGGTAACGCAGGTAAATGCTGAGTAGTTGGCACATATTAGTTCCTGTATATTGTAGAGACATATCCCCCcaaaatgcaacaaatattAAAACGGAGAATTGTCACCTTGTACAAAGTTAAGACAAATACAACTCCTTGACCGTTCAGCAGGAAGCACGTCCAGAGGATGTAGAAATGCCTTGAACGTAACACCTGGCCTGGGGTCAAGTCCGCAGATGACCTGTAGCAGAACAAGAAAGCAAGACGTAGCATTCAAGGTGGGCACATTCTCTTCCAGGGgatactcctgtcatatcttccaacGTTAGTAAAGGAATTGCTCAATATTCTATCATCTTTTTTCTGTCCTCATAGACATACCTACGTCTCGAATACATCAATAAGTCGAATTTATTATTTGGTCCCCAGCGAATCGACACATCGGGTTTTGACTGTATATGCAACAAATATATGCAAACTGTAAACTGTGTATCACATGCATGGTTGCATGCTATGGTTAAATGTTGGGGTATTACAGATTGGGACATGTACAGACTGCATATTCCTACGAATGGACACCTAGTCCAACATATCGGAGTATTACAGAGACACAGGAAACGCCTGTAAAATCAGTTCAGGTTTGTCCTTTAAAGATCCCTTTAAAGAGGCTATAAGCCAAATGATTAGGAATACATGATTTAAAGTATCACCAACGTCAAAGAGAACAGTACTTGTATTACGTAGACACCCGTGATGTAGCTATTTTACCTACTCATTAACATCGTTGATGCATTCATCCGCCCCGCTGTCTGCTGCGGGACGGGCGTTAGAGACTACACCGGCGTTAGCTTTGATCTCCGCGTATATGGAGGGGTGTGTAGTAGAGACAAGACTGGTCTCATCATTCACCACCCTGTTTGCAGTGGGGCTGGTCTCTGGGTCATGTCTGGCTCTGGCCCGAGGGTCAGGGGAATTATCTGATGAATCCTGCAACATAGCGAATTTACTTTTTACATATGGCGTCATCAGATGATTATTCGTGACaaattgttattgtttgtttcaacTGGTTGAATGGCAAGATACACAGAAGCATTCACACATGAATGAAGGCGCACAAGTACGCGCACATAGACGCAAGTATAACTTTGATACCTGTGGAGGTTCGGTCATCAGCAAGACACCCACCAACTGCATGACAGCGTACAGTCCCCCAGTCAGAACAAACACCCAGGGCACCCTCTCCAACACTTTCGGTTGGGTGAAGTATCTGACGATGAGAACACAATCGATTATCATAATCGACCATTTTGTTCCCATGTATGTAGTGCAGGTAATGGTACACTTCCATGTGTATCAGGATACATCGTTAATGTAATAGTGACTTTAACTTAGTTACACATGGTTCGCATAAAATGAGTAGCGAGGGCTAATGGACTTGCCCATGTTCACACACTTTTCGTTATTGACTGTCAGGTCGGCGGACAGGTTACTAGGGTTGATGAAAGCCGTCTGGACCAGATTGAAGATGAAACCTCCTCCTCCGAACCCCGCCACCACCAGACCACCAGCAAGACCCTTCCGTTCTGGTAACCACTGGCAACACAATAGCAAGGGAAGCGTCATATTACGGCCATTTTGTTGTGATGTTGTTAAACATCTGAATACCAGTCACAACACGCACTTATAGCATCATTTGTCCTTGTCAGTCTTGTACAATTCTACACTATCAACTAAATCATCAAACATGACCACCCCATTCAGTAAGTTGTCTCATATATTAAACACAGTGTGCAAGGGGAACATCTTTAACCAGGAATCTTAGGGAGCAAGTCATGTTCACGTATAGGCGGTTGGGATGTACCTTCATTGCG
This genomic stretch from Haliotis asinina isolate JCU_RB_2024 chromosome 4, JCU_Hal_asi_v2, whole genome shotgun sequence harbors:
- the LOC137282228 gene encoding oxalate:formate antiporter-like; amino-acid sequence: MTSYLRHSTRADLTYSDSVWIYACTLIGHGLSMFLGGFIYRRLGLRPTVLLGSWTMSAGVMLTFFTVKHSFLGVVVTYGVVCGLGVGVAYSLPMSCAMKWLPERKGLAGGLVVAGFGGGGFIFNLVQTAFINPSNLSADLTVNNEKYFTQPKVLERVPWVFVLTGGLYAVMQLVGVLLMTEPPQDSSDNSPDPRARARHDPETSPTANRVVNDETSLVSTTHPSIYAEIKANAGVVSNARPAADSGADECINDVNESSADLTPGQVLRSRHFYILWTCFLLNGQGVVFVLTLYKDYGQTFIKDDMFLAVTGAFAALFNCLGRLFWGFIGDRFSYNTAMACLCSISTGVLITFHATSLGGMAVYFIYVCVMFGTLAGNFALFSLAGTAVFGQTHYPINYGFVFTSQAISAPVGAILASQLKTLIGWFGMFGLMAVCSFVSFLLTVIFKVETVRGERV